A genomic stretch from Penaeus vannamei isolate JL-2024 chromosome 6, ASM4276789v1, whole genome shotgun sequence includes:
- the LOC113809650 gene encoding uncharacterized protein, which translates to MSGRSEMLQLSELLNDPLADPINIATEITAATTAALCVVSVISGEGIPPVKKKRVEEEKSTTFHLLSDPEFVNRFRMKRSTVNDLCLLLAPHIGNKYLTEKKILATLWLLGNQESFQEVAERFEIGESAVHTFLMNVCGALTLVMREIITWPQKHQLEQVANDFMNKTGFPGVVGVIGGTQIGIPVPTKLVDDYKNRDNITSMQLQAVCDSNLQFMDITTGWPGSVHNARVFRNSPLQALLQKGNLPYLYHIIGDETYPLTSYLIVPYEDKEDLTDVQKTFNACHAFTQCTIERAFELLKHKFRRLKYLDMELVEKVPEIIAATCVLHNYILKVEGYDSSVDVNPKNRNASSLHFTNIYAKEVQQKRNELAKTIAHSGSTFVK; encoded by the exons atgtcCGGACGAAGCGAAATGCTCCAACTGTCCGAGCTCCTGAATGACCCTCTCGCCGACCCTATCAACATTGCCACGGAAATAACGGCGGCAACGACGGCAGCACTGTGTGTTGTGTCGGTCATAAGCGGAGAGGGAATTCCTCCGGTCAAGAAGAAGcgtgtggaggaagagaagagcacGACCTTCCATTTACTCTCAGATCCGGAGTTTGTGAATCGCTTCCGGATGAAGAGAAGCACTGTTAAT GATTTATGTCTTCTTCTGGCACCACATATTGGTAATAAATATTTGACAGAGAAGAAAATTTTGGCTACATTATGGCTGTTGGGCAACCAGGAATCATTTCAAGAAGTGGCAGAGAGATTTGAAATTGGAGAAAGTGCAGTGCACACTTTCCTGATGAACGTCTGTGGTGCATTAACATTAGTGATGCGAGAAATTATCACCTGGCCACAAAAGCACCAACTGGAGCAGGTGGCAAATGATTTCATGAATAAGACAGGATTCCCTGGAGTTGTGGGAGTAATTGGTGGCACTCAAATTGGCATTCCAGTTCCAACAAAGTTAgttgatgattataaaaacaggGACAATATTACAAGTATGCAACTTCAAGCTGTGTGTGATAGCAACTTACAGTTCATGGACATCACAACAGGGTGGCCAGGATCAGTGCACAATGCCCGTGTGTTTAGGAACAGTCCACTGCAAGCTTTGCTGCAAAAAGGAAATTTGCCTTATTTGTATCACATTATTGGGGATGAAACATATCCCTTAACTTCTTATTTAATTGTGCCTTATGAAGATAAGGAAGACCTTACAGATGTGCAAAAGACATTTAATGCGTGTCATGCATTTACTCAGTGTACTATAGAAAGGGCTTTTGAACTCCTGAAACATAAATTTCGACGACTGAAATATTTAGACATGGAACTAGTGGAAAAGGTACCAGAAATTATTGCAGCTACATGTGTTTTACACAATTATATTTTAAAAGTGGAAGGCTATGATAGTTCAGTTGATGTCAACCCCAAGAATAGAAATGCATCAAGTCTGCATTTCACAAATATTTATGCCAAAGAGGTGCAACAAAAGAGAAATGAACTAGCAAAGACAATAGCACACTCAGGAAGTACTTTTGTAaaataa
- the LOC113809636 gene encoding uncharacterized protein isoform X2, whose translation MSTQPNSGGAARKQHRGRKPYPISLKLDIIEKYDSGMKMSDIAKVAGIANSTVTTTVRDRNLIKAAAAKELTGGKPSKTPSKTSRLLAEMERLLDRWIHDMKEQDKPPSFTQIQEKAFSILRAIEKRTGTRIKTFTASADWYKEFKKRLGIDHRKRMAEAFQLNLRKIIEKGDYLPEQIFNVAKTDLFWRRMPAQKDSNEDEIRIPGLLGEEDRILLSFGGNVSGDCKLKPLAVYHASKPGAIKGKSSENFVIWRYNRRVKMTDTICTDWYINHFIPDVKNYCKEKDIPFKIILVMSSAREHPQSLDYYHPDVKVLYFYPQSAPAIQPMSQGIHQAFKALYYQLSYEQARKAVQKEDGTTFCGFWKSYNILDCIDNVITAWDKITSKCMNVAWHKLCPQFVSDFEGLTEMKEAERKCREIVDVVEVAISKEIVETCAEVKTRDDEVPGEDTNVEEEEPKQGEPTDRHALYPHSDRVKLEKWFKVLKMDRKMLIRPSQQHSTHSTNESFGKTGQTVPLRSHAVLTLPDSQLHSTHSTNESFDRTTQTACTRSRAVPALSGSPVHHQNKVELSEHRGDSKDEPGSPNYMDEDTNSTYDQDGSIDEISIKEENNLDDFSVFVNEDVTEECKEKEQEEEQDPLGELQCPQDDNSNQDCSRLPGNNFKYHETLKLLEIYKRKLPELKSRKITMGTYWQEIEKEMQACGFACDGDTCSKKMGRLKRSYKYIKKNCKTTRSSWKYFEIMDDIFGDSFDLEKTANPDEPETEQPSTSAAGAQPCTLAESPSTPTPTLTPASERTLSCPPSPVYMTTSPPPLQPTPVAAPLPTEMTGAQDPAAVPESSNKRKRTEDPTNDLGEFLSDQAYRLEKLVNIAEKRNQIMEACMNQMLQNQQMQLQQIQMLQRQQNILQQQQEQRQRAQERLQEQQKQQYQEMLNLQRQQFLIMRQQLKQDVNPLKMGIPQMRHPEK comes from the exons TGCCGCCAAGGAATTGACAGGCGGAAAGCCCAGTAAGACGCCTTCAAAGACGTCCCGACTTTTGGCTGAAATGGAGAGGCTCCTGGATCGGTGGATACATGACATGAAGGAGCAGGATAAGCCACCAAGCTTCACGCAGATCCAAGAGAAGGCCTTTTCTATCCTGAGGGCCATTGAAAAGAGGACTGGCACTCGGATCAAAACCTTCACAGCTAGTGCAGATTGGTATAAGGAATTTAAGAAGCGCTTAGGCATAGATCACAGAAAGCGTATGGCTGAGGCGTTTCAATTGAATCttagaaaaataattgaaaagggAGATTACTTGCCCGAACAAATCTTTAATGTTGCTAAGACTGACCTCTTCTGGAGGCGGATGCCTGCCCAAAAGGACAGTAATGAGGATGAGATACGTATCCCAGGTTTATTGGGAGAAGAGGATCGCATCTTGCTGAGTTTTGGTGGCAATGTAAGTGGGGATTGCAAGCTTAAACCCTTGGCTGTTTACCATGCTAGTAAGCCTGGTGCTATTAAGGGTAAGTCCTCTGAAAACTTTGTCATCTGGAGATATAACAGGAGAGTGAAGATGACGGATACCATTTGCACAGACTGGTACATCAACCATTTCATCCCGGATGTTAAAAATTATTGCAAAGAAAAGGACATTCCTTTCAAAATTATCCTTGTTATGAGCAGTGCTCGAGAACATCCCCAAAGCCTTGATTATTACCATCCTGATGTTAAGGTTCTTTACTTTTACCCCCAAAGTGCTCCTGCTATACAGCCAATGAGTCAAGGTATACATCAAGCATTTAAGGCCCTTTACTATCAGCTTTCTTATGAGCAGGCCAGAAAGGCAGTACAAAAAGAGGATGGAACTACTTTCTGTGGTTTCTGGAAGTCATACAACATTCTTGACTGCATTGACAATGTTATTACGGCATGGGATAAAATTACCTCTAAGTGTATGAATGTCGCCTGGCATAAGTTATGCCCTCAGTTTGTGTCAGATTTTGAAGGCTTGACCGAAATGAAAGAAGCAGAACGAAAATGTAGAGAGATCGTTGACGTGGTAGAAGTCGCCATTAGCAAAGAAATTGTTGAAACTTGTGCAGAGGTGAAGACCCGTGATGACGAGGTTCCTGGGGAGGATActaatgtggaggaggaggagcctaaGCAAGGAGAACCAACAGACAGGCATGCACT GTATCCTCATAGTGACAGGGTGAAGTTGGAGAAATGGTTTAAAGTCTTAAAAATGGACAGGAAGATGCTTATAAGACCCTCTCAGCAGCATTCCACTCACTCTACGAATGAGTCCTTTGGCAAAACTGGACAGACTGTCCCCCTGAGAAGTCATGCAGTACTCACTTTGCCTGACTCTCAGCTACATTCCACTCACTCTACAAACGAGTCCTTTGACAGAACTACACAGACTGCCTGTACGAGAAGTCGTGCAGTCCCCGCTTTGTCTGGCTCTCCAGTGCACCATCAGAATAAGGTCGAGTTATCTGAGCACAGGGGTGACTCAAAGGATGAGCCGGGG AGCCCAAATTATATGGATGAGGATACCAACAGCACATACGATCAGGATGGAAGCATTGATGAAATTtccataaaagaagaaaacaatttgGATGACTTCAGTGTCTTTGTAAATGAAGACGTCACCGAGGAGTGCAAAGAAAAAG agcaagaagaagagcaagaccCTCTCGGGGAACTCCAGTGTCCACAGGACGACAACTCCAACCAAGATTGTAGCCGTCTTCCAGGGAATA ATTTCAAGTATCATGAGACATTGAAGCTGctggaaatatataaaagaaagcttCCGGAACTAAAGTCCCGCAAGATTACCATGGGGACATATTGgcaggagatagaaaaagagatgcaGGCTTGTGGGTTTGCCTGCGATGGGGACACATGCAGTAAAAAAATGGGGAGATTGAAACGCAG TTACAAGTACATCAAGAAAAACTGCAAAACGACAAGGAGCTCTTGGAAGTATTTCGAGATTATGGATGATATTTTTGGGGATTCATTTGATCTGGAAAAAACGGCAAACCCAGATG AACCTGAGACCGAACAACCATCAACCTCAGCAGCTGGCGCACAACCTTGTACATTGGCAGAGAgcccatcaacaccaacacccacTCTGACACCTGCATCTGAGAGGACGTTATCTTGCCCACCATCTCCAGTGTATATGacaacctcacctccacctctccagCCTACACCAGTTGCAGCGCCGCTTCCAACAGAAATGACTGGAGCACAGGATCCTGCAGCGGTGCCCGAGAGCagtaacaagaggaagagaacggaagACCCAACAAATGACCTTGGTGAATTTCTCAGTGACCAGGCTTACAGATTGGAAAAACTGGTTAATATTGCTGAGAAAAGGAACCAGATAATGGAAGCATGTATGAACCAAATGTTACAAAATCAGCAGATGCAGCTACAACAGATACAAATGCTTCAGCGACAGCAGAATATTTTGCAGCAGCAACAGGAACAGAGGCAGAGAGCCCAGGAAAGATTACAAGAACAGCAGAAACAACAGTATCAGGAAATGTTAAATTTGCAGCGACAACAGTTCTTGATTATGAGACAGCAGTTAAAACAAGATGTTAACCCACTTAAGATGGGTATCCCACAaatgagacacccagaaaaataa
- the LOC113809636 gene encoding uncharacterized protein isoform X1 translates to MSTQPNSGGAARKQHRGRKPYPISLKLDIIEKYDSGMKMSDIAKVAGIANSTVTTTVRDRNLIKAAAAKELTGGKPSKTPSKTSRLLAEMERLLDRWIHDMKEQDKPPSFTQIQEKAFSILRAIEKRTGTRIKTFTASADWYKEFKKRLGIDHRKRMAEAFQLNLRKIIEKGDYLPEQIFNVAKTDLFWRRMPAQKDSNEDEIRIPGLLGEEDRILLSFGGNVSGDCKLKPLAVYHASKPGAIKGKSSENFVIWRYNRRVKMTDTICTDWYINHFIPDVKNYCKEKDIPFKIILVMSSAREHPQSLDYYHPDVKVLYFYPQSAPAIQPMSQGIHQAFKALYYQLSYEQARKAVQKEDGTTFCGFWKSYNILDCIDNVITAWDKITSKCMNVAWHKLCPQFVSDFEGLTEMKEAERKCREIVDVVEVAISKEIVETCAEVKTRDDEVPGEDTNVEEEEPKQGEPTDRHALYPHSDRVKLEKWFKVLKMDRKMLIRPSQQHSTHSTNESFGKTGQTVPLRSHAVLTLPDSQLHSTHSTNESFDRTTQTACTRSRAVPALSGSPVHHQNKVELSEHRGDSKDEPGSPNYMDEDTNSTYDQDGSIDEISIKEENNLDDFSVFVNEDVTEECKEKEQEEEQDPLGELQCPQDDNSNQDCSRLPGNNFKYHETLKLLEIYKRKLPELKSRKITMGTYWQEIEKEMQACGFACDGDTCSKKMGRLKRSYKYIKKNCKTTRSSWKYFEIMDDIFGDSFDLEKTANPDAEPETEQPSTSAAGAQPCTLAESPSTPTPTLTPASERTLSCPPSPVYMTTSPPPLQPTPVAAPLPTEMTGAQDPAAVPESSNKRKRTEDPTNDLGEFLSDQAYRLEKLVNIAEKRNQIMEACMNQMLQNQQMQLQQIQMLQRQQNILQQQQEQRQRAQERLQEQQKQQYQEMLNLQRQQFLIMRQQLKQDVNPLKMGIPQMRHPEK, encoded by the exons TGCCGCCAAGGAATTGACAGGCGGAAAGCCCAGTAAGACGCCTTCAAAGACGTCCCGACTTTTGGCTGAAATGGAGAGGCTCCTGGATCGGTGGATACATGACATGAAGGAGCAGGATAAGCCACCAAGCTTCACGCAGATCCAAGAGAAGGCCTTTTCTATCCTGAGGGCCATTGAAAAGAGGACTGGCACTCGGATCAAAACCTTCACAGCTAGTGCAGATTGGTATAAGGAATTTAAGAAGCGCTTAGGCATAGATCACAGAAAGCGTATGGCTGAGGCGTTTCAATTGAATCttagaaaaataattgaaaagggAGATTACTTGCCCGAACAAATCTTTAATGTTGCTAAGACTGACCTCTTCTGGAGGCGGATGCCTGCCCAAAAGGACAGTAATGAGGATGAGATACGTATCCCAGGTTTATTGGGAGAAGAGGATCGCATCTTGCTGAGTTTTGGTGGCAATGTAAGTGGGGATTGCAAGCTTAAACCCTTGGCTGTTTACCATGCTAGTAAGCCTGGTGCTATTAAGGGTAAGTCCTCTGAAAACTTTGTCATCTGGAGATATAACAGGAGAGTGAAGATGACGGATACCATTTGCACAGACTGGTACATCAACCATTTCATCCCGGATGTTAAAAATTATTGCAAAGAAAAGGACATTCCTTTCAAAATTATCCTTGTTATGAGCAGTGCTCGAGAACATCCCCAAAGCCTTGATTATTACCATCCTGATGTTAAGGTTCTTTACTTTTACCCCCAAAGTGCTCCTGCTATACAGCCAATGAGTCAAGGTATACATCAAGCATTTAAGGCCCTTTACTATCAGCTTTCTTATGAGCAGGCCAGAAAGGCAGTACAAAAAGAGGATGGAACTACTTTCTGTGGTTTCTGGAAGTCATACAACATTCTTGACTGCATTGACAATGTTATTACGGCATGGGATAAAATTACCTCTAAGTGTATGAATGTCGCCTGGCATAAGTTATGCCCTCAGTTTGTGTCAGATTTTGAAGGCTTGACCGAAATGAAAGAAGCAGAACGAAAATGTAGAGAGATCGTTGACGTGGTAGAAGTCGCCATTAGCAAAGAAATTGTTGAAACTTGTGCAGAGGTGAAGACCCGTGATGACGAGGTTCCTGGGGAGGATActaatgtggaggaggaggagcctaaGCAAGGAGAACCAACAGACAGGCATGCACT GTATCCTCATAGTGACAGGGTGAAGTTGGAGAAATGGTTTAAAGTCTTAAAAATGGACAGGAAGATGCTTATAAGACCCTCTCAGCAGCATTCCACTCACTCTACGAATGAGTCCTTTGGCAAAACTGGACAGACTGTCCCCCTGAGAAGTCATGCAGTACTCACTTTGCCTGACTCTCAGCTACATTCCACTCACTCTACAAACGAGTCCTTTGACAGAACTACACAGACTGCCTGTACGAGAAGTCGTGCAGTCCCCGCTTTGTCTGGCTCTCCAGTGCACCATCAGAATAAGGTCGAGTTATCTGAGCACAGGGGTGACTCAAAGGATGAGCCGGGG AGCCCAAATTATATGGATGAGGATACCAACAGCACATACGATCAGGATGGAAGCATTGATGAAATTtccataaaagaagaaaacaatttgGATGACTTCAGTGTCTTTGTAAATGAAGACGTCACCGAGGAGTGCAAAGAAAAAG agcaagaagaagagcaagaccCTCTCGGGGAACTCCAGTGTCCACAGGACGACAACTCCAACCAAGATTGTAGCCGTCTTCCAGGGAATA ATTTCAAGTATCATGAGACATTGAAGCTGctggaaatatataaaagaaagcttCCGGAACTAAAGTCCCGCAAGATTACCATGGGGACATATTGgcaggagatagaaaaagagatgcaGGCTTGTGGGTTTGCCTGCGATGGGGACACATGCAGTAAAAAAATGGGGAGATTGAAACGCAG TTACAAGTACATCAAGAAAAACTGCAAAACGACAAGGAGCTCTTGGAAGTATTTCGAGATTATGGATGATATTTTTGGGGATTCATTTGATCTGGAAAAAACGGCAAACCCAGATG CAGAACCTGAGACCGAACAACCATCAACCTCAGCAGCTGGCGCACAACCTTGTACATTGGCAGAGAgcccatcaacaccaacacccacTCTGACACCTGCATCTGAGAGGACGTTATCTTGCCCACCATCTCCAGTGTATATGacaacctcacctccacctctccagCCTACACCAGTTGCAGCGCCGCTTCCAACAGAAATGACTGGAGCACAGGATCCTGCAGCGGTGCCCGAGAGCagtaacaagaggaagagaacggaagACCCAACAAATGACCTTGGTGAATTTCTCAGTGACCAGGCTTACAGATTGGAAAAACTGGTTAATATTGCTGAGAAAAGGAACCAGATAATGGAAGCATGTATGAACCAAATGTTACAAAATCAGCAGATGCAGCTACAACAGATACAAATGCTTCAGCGACAGCAGAATATTTTGCAGCAGCAACAGGAACAGAGGCAGAGAGCCCAGGAAAGATTACAAGAACAGCAGAAACAACAGTATCAGGAAATGTTAAATTTGCAGCGACAACAGTTCTTGATTATGAGACAGCAGTTAAAACAAGATGTTAACCCACTTAAGATGGGTATCCCACAaatgagacacccagaaaaataa